The Candidatus Dojkabacteria bacterium genomic interval AGCTGTAATAACAATGATTACAGCGGACAGAAAGAGTTAACCATTACTCCCACCGACGAACCCTATTAAAGAACAAACTGCCGTCGGTGGGAATCGAACCCACACCTCCTTGCGGAGAAGGGATTTTAAGTCCCTCGTGTATACCAATTTCACCACGACGGCATTACTGGTTGAAATTTTATCATATTCCTATCTGTAGGGACAGGTTTAAACCGACGTATTGATAACAAATTGAAAATGAAAAAGGTGACGGCGGGGATCGAACCCGCGTATGGCGGTTTTGCAAACCGCTGCCTTACCACTTGGCTACGTCACCTTTACTGTCTATATGGATTCACTATTTATCCGTTTATTTACATCAAGTTGTTACCAAATATCCGCCGCAGTTGTAATAACTTGTTATTCAAATCGAATTTCACCGCTGCGTTTAACCTTTCTAATCTTTTGATCATCGTATGATACCACATTTGACGAAGAACTAACCGATTCTTTGCCTATTTCATCATTAAATTCGTCATTAATTTCGATGTTGGGATCTTTAGAATTATCTGTGCTATCGGAACTGTCATCATAATCATTTTCAGTATCTTTATCGGTCGTTGTAGACGATTCTTCCTGTGTTCTAATAGCACCAAACCCCTTCTTAATTACCCAAGCAACAAGCATCAAGAATAAAAATATAAATACGGATCCGCATAAGATTGCAACCAGTCTGATGTATTCAGGGTTAACAAGGTCTAAAAACTTTTGCAAAAATTCGGTTCCAATCTCGGTAAGATTTTTAACCGGATCAAACGATATAACGTCAGTTTTTAATATTTCGCTTAGGTTGTCCGAATACCTCTCGACAAGGGTATTTACAATACTACCTGCACTTCGCTTAACCATCCAAAGAATTCCGTACGATAACATTGTTCCTAAAGAAGCAAAAAGTGCTGAAAGCACAAGTGAAAATAACTTGTTTCCAGGGAAAATGATAAGTATCAAAAGTCCCAAAACTCCCACAAAAACAAAAAATAAAAGTTCAATATAACCAAGTATTTTATGTACGGTTCTTATCTTTTCTACAGGACCATTCTCTTTATTTATCTTCATTATTTCTATTGGGATATTCAGATTGTCACCCGGTACCGGGTCAACGGTTAAAACAGCTTCTTCCCCCGTTTCAATATAGTCCCAAACTTTATCCACTAATTGATTTTCAAGGGACTCTAAATCGGCTGCTTTTACTGCGCTTGTAACTATTTTATTTGAGAGCTCGTCGGGTAGTCCGGATTGTAAACTAAGACCAGTACCGATTAATAACTCTTCTATCTTTTCATCTACCGGCAATTTATGTAGCAGGCTTTTCATATTGTCTCTAGTTAAAAGTCTTGAGAAGACATATACGGGAGCAATTATAAATGTTCCTAAGAACATAAGAGCCAAAAGCGCAAAGCAGATCCAATTTCTAATAATTCTCATTTTTTTGTTGTTAACTTAGTCTGCTTACGTTTTCGTATTAGCAGATATATAAAAACGGCAATAACAATTAGTGCAAGAATTAAATATATAACATTCTCAACTCGATCAAGAATTCCGGCAAATTTTTCCCAGTTATCGCCAAATGTCATTCCAATTACCGAAAGAAAAAGACACCATAAAAACGCACCTGTAAACACACTAAGTACAAAGCGAACAATATTCATTCGTGCAACACCTGCCGGCGCAGCAATCAGTGAGCGTACTGCAGGAATAACCTGCGAAAAAAGAACAGCCTTTTCACCCATTTTATTAAACTTTTCCTTGACTTTTTGGTAATCGTCATTGGAGATCCCTAAATACTTGCCCACTTTGGGAATAAGCTGATCCCCCAGATAATAACCCAAAACATAAATTATTAAACATCCAACAACGGTTCCTAAAGCCCCTGCAAAACTGGCAAAGAAAATATTTACACTACCTCGATATGCCATATATCCTACAAGCGCCATTACAATTTCGGAAGGGATAGGTACAATAACGGATTCAAGTGCTATTGCAATGAATATACCGACATATCCGTAATTTTCAATTACATAGTTAAGCCATGTCGTGATTAATTCCATGTTTTGCCAATTAAAGATTTATACGTATGATATAATCACTAAGTTTGGACTAAAAGTCAACTTGTCCTGACAAATTTTTACTAACCCAACAAGTCCTTAACAAGCATCCTAAATTCGTTAAGCACAGTGACATTCTGGACAGCAATCTTTTTATCTTTATCGACTACCATTACTTTATTAAAGTAGTTATTTATTTCAGGCGTAAGTTTTGATAAATTCCAATAGTAGTTAACAATGTCAGATTTGTCGATTTTTACTCCTCGAATAATTGAATACAGTTTCTTGGTTTCCGGGTTTTTGATATCGGCAGCAGAAAAGTTTTCGGCAGGCTTAACGTTACTTCTCTCTATTACGTTGTTAACACGTTTTACAACCTCTCTAAGGTCAGAAAACCAACCGGATGCTTTGTCGTGCAATTCGGCTAGAGCCAATGTTGTTTTATTTGCAGAAATTATAGAAACTTTATCAAGCTGCTTTAGATTCTGATTTATAAGATTTGTTGAAATTCCAAGTCCTTTCCAGTATGTTGTAACCCTTGTTTCAATAAGTGATTTCAGATATTCCGGTTTAACATCAGTTAGTAGATCAGCTAAGGTCACATCGATTTCTTTTCCAATAACAAGTTCGACTAACCCCGCAACTAATCTTCTAATCCCAACGGGATCATAATTTCCTTTTATTTCAAATCCGGCTTTAAGGTACTCATTTAGCATTACCCATTTGTATAAAAACGAACAGAAAACACCCTCTTTAGTCTCGGGAAGTCTGTCACCGGAAAATCGCGGATAAGTCATATCTTCAATGATATTTGCAACTGTTGCCGGAACTTTTCTCTGTTTCGCATAGATTGAACCTATTTTCCCTTGCAACGAGTTAAATTCGGTAACAACTTGAGTCCCAAGGTCAAACAATGAAATATCAAGAGCGTTTTTACATACGATCAAGTTTTTTTCGGGGAGCTTAAATATTTTATTTATACGACCTACGGCTTTTTGCATTTTCATGACAACGTCCGGAATGTTTCCAATCTTCTCGTGAATAATAATATCCTTTGTTTTAGATTTAAAGTCATCAATTGATTTTGACCTATCAGCCGTATAATAAAACTCTGCATCGGAAAGTCTGGCATTTATTATTTTTTCATATCCAGCTGTAATTTCCTTTTGATTCTCTTTCTTTTGATTCATTACAGCAACAAAGTAAGCAGCCGGCTTACCATCTTTCTTTACGGAAAATGCCTTCTGATGATGAGATAGTACCTGAGTAACTACCTCACTAGGTAACTTAAGAAATCTTTGATCAAACTCACCCATTATTACAATTGGAAACTCAACAAGATCTGTAACCGTGTCAAGTAGGTTGAGATCAACATTAACCTTAACCTTACGTTTCTTTTCAATTTCGTCGATCTGCGAACAGATAAGCTGTTTTCTTTCGCTTACATCGACGACTACATCGTATGTTCGTAAAGTTTTGGCATACTCTCTGGGTGTTTTAATTCGAACTTTAACTCCTCCGGAAAATCTGGCTCCATATGAAAGTGTTGAAGCTGTAACGCCTGCAAAGGTAAAAGTAACAGGAACCGTATCAAGTACAGTCGTGATCCAACGAATAGGTCTAATAAATTTGATACCGCCTTCTTTCCAAATCATCATGTGTTGAAAAGAGAGACTCTTAATAATATCAGTACTTAAACTCTCGAGTTTTTCTGAAAGTATTTGTTTTATATCCTTTGGAATAGCAAGGTATTTCTTCCCGTTAATCTCGGTTTTTTTAAGTTTTCGCAAAGAAATACCGTATGATAGTGCAAATTTTTTACCACGTTCGTTTATTCTACCTTCGGTAATTGAATCTTTTATTAATGGGCCAACAACGAACTTGTTATCGGTTGAGATATCAAGCCCTTTTATTATCACGGCGATTCTTCTAGGAGTCACGTAAACCTCGGTCCCCGTGGTAGATATATTATATTTTGTTAGAAGTCGTTGTAAAACACCGCCTTTAAGCTGTCTACGTGCAGAGTCACATGCCTTTGCGGGAATTTCTTCTACCCCAAATTCAACAATGTAGTCCATCAGTTATTTTGCAATTTTATCTATTACTTTACTAACAATCGTACGCATTTTCGAAAAAGTGTTATATCTTTCAGAAGGGCCAACAGCCCCACGTGCATCAAGAATATTAAACACATGCGACATTTTTAGAACATAATCATATGCCACACGATAAAGTTCGGATTTTAAAGCGTTTTCAGCCTCGGACTCATAGAGGTCAAACAATTTGCGTAGAGACGATATATTCGCTACCTCAAAGTTATATTTTGAAAAATCCTTTTCCTGTGACACAAATATATCACCATAGCTTACACCCTTTCCCCATTCAATATCTCTAAAATGTTTCTTGTCCTGCAAATACATTGCAATTCGTTCGAGTCCGTATGTAATTTCCAAGGCAGGAGATTTTAATTGTTTTCCACCCAATTGTTGAAAATATGTATATTGTGAGACTTCCATACCGTCATACCATATTTCCCACCCAAGTCCACTGGCGCCAATTGACGGAGACTCCCAATTATCTTCAACCAATCGTATGTCATGCTTGGCTGTATCAAAGCCAAGTGTATCCAGGCTTTTTATATAAATGTCAATGTTGTTTTCCGGAATCGGTTTTAAAATCACCTGATACTGAAAATAATATTGCATTCTAAATGGGTTCTCACCAT includes:
- a CDS encoding DedA family protein encodes the protein MELITTWLNYVIENYGYVGIFIAIALESVIVPIPSEIVMALVGYMAYRGSVNIFFASFAGALGTVVGCLIIYVLGYYLGDQLIPKVGKYLGISNDDYQKVKEKFNKMGEKAVLFSQVIPAVRSLIAAPAGVARMNIVRFVLSVFTGAFLWCLFLSVIGMTFGDNWEKFAGILDRVENVIYLILALIVIAVFIYLLIRKRKQTKLTTKK
- a CDS encoding glycine--tRNA ligase subunit alpha, with translation MTKTFQEIVETLNNYWSKQGCNVVYPYGSEVGAATFNPHTVLGSVLFPEWNVCYIEPSHRPSDGRYGENPFRMQYYFQYQVILKPIPENNIDIYIKSLDTLGFDTAKHDIRLVEDNWESPSIGASGLGWEIWYDGMEVSQYTYFQQLGGKQLKSPALEITYGLERIAMYLQDKKHFRDIEWGKGVSYGDIFVSQEKDFSKYNFEVANISSLRKLFDLYESEAENALKSELYRVAYDYVLKMSHVFNILDARGAVGPSERYNTFSKMRTIVSKVIDKIAK
- the glyS gene encoding glycine--tRNA ligase subunit beta codes for the protein MDYIVEFGVEEIPAKACDSARRQLKGGVLQRLLTKYNISTTGTEVYVTPRRIAVIIKGLDISTDNKFVVGPLIKDSITEGRINERGKKFALSYGISLRKLKKTEINGKKYLAIPKDIKQILSEKLESLSTDIIKSLSFQHMMIWKEGGIKFIRPIRWITTVLDTVPVTFTFAGVTASTLSYGARFSGGVKVRIKTPREYAKTLRTYDVVVDVSERKQLICSQIDEIEKKRKVKVNVDLNLLDTVTDLVEFPIVIMGEFDQRFLKLPSEVVTQVLSHHQKAFSVKKDGKPAAYFVAVMNQKKENQKEITAGYEKIINARLSDAEFYYTADRSKSIDDFKSKTKDIIIHEKIGNIPDVVMKMQKAVGRINKIFKLPEKNLIVCKNALDISLFDLGTQVVTEFNSLQGKIGSIYAKQRKVPATVANIIEDMTYPRFSGDRLPETKEGVFCSFLYKWVMLNEYLKAGFEIKGNYDPVGIRRLVAGLVELVIGKEIDVTLADLLTDVKPEYLKSLIETRVTTYWKGLGISTNLINQNLKQLDKVSIISANKTTLALAELHDKASGWFSDLREVVKRVNNVIERSNVKPAENFSAADIKNPETKKLYSIIRGVKIDKSDIVNYYWNLSKLTPEINNYFNKVMVVDKDKKIAVQNVTVLNEFRMLVKDLLG